A region from the Leptolyngbya subtilissima AS-A7 genome encodes:
- a CDS encoding photosystem II S4 domain protein: MLPKDDLLKSSDNRDCLARVLDQADQAIKTWDIVVTDFLSPPEQIEAAALLQRLTDVHSLAWGGYPQAERQRLAIARADIPLDQTQIPLSLLTVGGNFMFDPASHGDFLGALLGTGLHRGKVGDIIVLGERGAQAIVVPELAEFLTQSLTQVRSVPVKTQPLEWDQLRVRAPQKKDLTTVEASLRLDAVASAGFGMSRSKMADLINSGDVRVNWKPITQASHTLATGDLIAIRGKGRLEIGEVAVTKKERYRVNLTRYS, from the coding sequence ATGCTACCCAAGGATGACCTGCTGAAATCGAGTGACAACCGCGACTGTTTGGCCCGTGTTTTAGACCAGGCCGACCAGGCCATCAAAACCTGGGATATCGTCGTTACCGACTTTTTGTCGCCCCCCGAGCAAATCGAGGCCGCAGCGCTGCTCCAGCGATTGACCGATGTTCACAGCCTCGCTTGGGGTGGGTATCCCCAGGCTGAGCGCCAGCGGCTGGCGATCGCGCGAGCCGATATTCCCCTCGATCAGACCCAGATTCCCCTATCGCTGCTGACGGTAGGGGGAAACTTTATGTTCGATCCCGCTAGCCATGGGGACTTTTTAGGGGCCCTGCTCGGCACCGGCCTGCACCGTGGCAAAGTGGGCGACATCATCGTGCTTGGAGAGCGGGGGGCGCAGGCGATCGTTGTGCCTGAACTGGCAGAATTTCTCACCCAGTCCCTTACTCAAGTACGCTCTGTACCTGTAAAGACTCAACCCCTAGAGTGGGATCAACTGCGGGTGCGTGCTCCTCAGAAAAAAGACCTGACCACTGTTGAAGCATCCCTGAGACTCGATGCGGTGGCCTCCGCCGGGTTTGGCATGTCGCGCAGCAAAATGGCTGACCTCATCAACAGCGGCGATGTACGCGTGAATTGGAAGCCGATCACCCAAGCCAGCCACACCCTGGCCACTGGGGACTTAATCGCAATTCGCGGCAAGGGAAGGCTCGAAATTGGTGAAGTCGCCGTTACTAAAAAAGAGCGCTATCGCGTCAACTTGACCCGCTATAGCTAG
- the lepB gene encoding signal peptidase I, giving the protein MKATSKVLVGRQKSPWLAVNLSAALPGMGQIYDGAIARGLVIITAHLGLIVFIFWSIFAPRGNTLRGLMTLIPLISLYLFNLWDSHHGAKQGITLNEFSPLRYQSSDPWYPVFLSQILPGLGHLFLQQATVGGTLLILGIFTAYLANFNSALLPIPPIIWALGCGLVYRVAPARQRQWSWLGGLLVAVLITRLAISSIPFVVPQKVVQCIVPSESMLPTLEVHDRIFVRPRPFEYPLAVGDIVVFSNPERTPIEQAGELKNLMVKRVIALPGQQVEIRDGQVWLNGIPLVESHLVAPILYQWGPKTVPTDHLFVLGDNRNNSRDSHVWGFLPRAHVVGNAYKIYWPPQRVQPLP; this is encoded by the coding sequence ATGAAGGCAACCTCTAAGGTTCTGGTGGGCCGACAAAAAAGTCCGTGGCTGGCAGTTAATCTATCCGCAGCGCTGCCTGGCATGGGGCAGATTTATGACGGTGCGATCGCCCGTGGTTTAGTCATCATCACTGCTCACCTAGGGCTCATTGTCTTCATCTTCTGGTCGATCTTCGCACCTAGGGGCAACACCCTGCGAGGGCTGATGACCCTCATTCCATTGATCAGTCTTTATCTATTTAATCTGTGGGATAGCCACCATGGGGCCAAACAAGGCATCACCCTCAACGAGTTCAGCCCGCTGCGCTACCAGTCTAGCGATCCCTGGTACCCCGTGTTTCTCTCCCAGATATTACCGGGGCTAGGGCACCTATTTTTGCAGCAGGCCACCGTAGGGGGTACGCTACTAATCTTAGGCATTTTCACCGCCTACCTAGCCAATTTCAACTCAGCTCTGCTACCCATACCGCCCATTATTTGGGCGCTGGGTTGTGGGTTGGTCTACCGAGTTGCTCCTGCCCGTCAGCGTCAGTGGAGCTGGTTAGGAGGGCTGCTCGTAGCAGTGCTAATTACCCGTCTGGCGATCAGCTCCATCCCATTTGTCGTGCCGCAAAAAGTGGTGCAGTGCATTGTGCCCAGCGAGTCGATGCTGCCCACACTAGAGGTGCACGATCGCATATTTGTTCGCCCCCGCCCCTTCGAGTATCCCCTAGCCGTGGGCGACATCGTTGTCTTCTCTAACCCTGAGCGCACTCCGATTGAACAAGCCGGAGAACTCAAGAATTTGATGGTGAAGCGGGTCATTGCTCTGCCCGGTCAGCAGGTAGAGATTCGCGACGGCCAAGTGTGGCTTAATGGCATTCCCCTAGTCGAGTCTCACCTAGTCGCCCCTATCCTCTACCAATGGGGGCCAAAAACGGTACCCACTGACCACCTGTTTGTACTCGGCGACAACCGCAACAACAGTCGCGATTCCCACGTGTGGGGGTTTCTGCCCCGAGCTCACGTGGTGGGCAATGCCTACAAAATCTATTGGCCACCCCAACGAGTACAGCCTTTACCTTAG
- a CDS encoding NAD(P)H-dependent oxidoreductase — protein MFIVDTALKARQEAGNPVRVGMIGAGFMGRGVANQMLNSVPGMELVAISNRNVDTAKRAYQEAGVEDITVVSTVADLENSIAAGGYAVTDDPMLLCRAEGIDALIEVTGAVEFGAHVVMEAIAHKKHVVLMNAELDGTIGPILKTYADKAGVILSACDGDQPGVEMNLYRFVKSIGLTPLVCGNIKGLQDPYRNPTTQKGFAEQWGQNVNMVTSFADGTKVSFEQAIVANATGMTVAKRGMLGHDFRLHQDELVKQYDLNYTGHIDDLTKLYDVDQLKELGGIVDYVVAVKPGPGVYVFGTHDDPKQRHYLNLYKLGEGPLYSFYTPYHLCHFEVPLSVARVVLFGDAVMTPIAGQKVDVVTIAKIDLKAGETIDCIGGFMTYGECETAEITAAENLLPVGLAEGCKLKRDVAKDQALTYDDVELPPGRLCDKLRAEQNAMFAPQKSLAGVA, from the coding sequence ATGTTTATTGTTGATACGGCGCTAAAAGCCAGACAGGAAGCCGGCAATCCGGTTCGAGTGGGGATGATCGGCGCGGGGTTTATGGGGCGCGGGGTCGCTAACCAAATGCTCAACTCTGTGCCGGGTATGGAGTTGGTAGCGATCTCAAATCGCAACGTAGATACCGCTAAGCGGGCTTACCAAGAAGCAGGTGTCGAGGACATTACCGTCGTCTCCACTGTGGCTGACTTGGAAAACAGCATTGCAGCGGGCGGCTATGCTGTTACCGATGACCCGATGCTGCTGTGTCGAGCAGAGGGTATTGATGCTCTGATTGAAGTCACTGGTGCCGTAGAGTTTGGTGCCCATGTGGTGATGGAGGCGATCGCCCACAAAAAGCACGTCGTGCTCATGAATGCTGAGCTAGATGGCACCATTGGCCCTATTCTCAAAACCTATGCCGATAAAGCTGGGGTGATTTTGTCAGCCTGCGATGGCGACCAGCCTGGCGTTGAGATGAACCTCTACCGCTTTGTTAAGAGCATCGGCCTTACTCCGCTGGTGTGCGGCAATATTAAGGGCCTACAAGACCCCTACCGCAACCCCACTACTCAAAAGGGGTTTGCCGAACAGTGGGGGCAGAATGTAAACATGGTAACCAGTTTTGCCGATGGCACCAAAGTCTCTTTTGAGCAAGCTATCGTTGCTAACGCCACCGGTATGACCGTCGCTAAACGCGGCATGTTGGGCCACGATTTCAGGCTGCACCAGGATGAGTTGGTCAAGCAGTACGATCTCAACTACACCGGTCACATTGACGACCTAACCAAGCTGTACGATGTCGACCAGCTCAAGGAACTGGGCGGCATCGTTGACTACGTCGTAGCGGTAAAACCCGGCCCTGGAGTCTATGTATTTGGTACCCACGACGATCCCAAGCAGCGCCATTATCTGAACCTATACAAGCTGGGTGAGGGGCCTCTATACAGCTTCTACACCCCCTACCACCTGTGCCACTTTGAAGTGCCACTGTCAGTCGCCCGCGTTGTCTTGTTTGGCGACGCCGTTATGACTCCCATTGCTGGCCAGAAGGTTGATGTGGTGACCATCGCCAAAATCGACCTGAAAGCTGGTGAGACTATTGACTGCATTGGCGGCTTTATGACCTACGGCGAGTGCGAAACCGCTGAAATCACCGCGGCGGAAAACTTGCTTCCGGTGGGTCTAGCTGAGGGCTGTAAGCTAAAGCGGGATGTTGCTAAGGATCAGGCGTTAACCTACGACGATGTCGAGCTTCCTCCTGGGCGTCTGTGCGACAAGCTGCGGGCTGAACAAAACGCTATGTTTGCTCCGCAAAAATCCCTTGCCGGGGTAGCGTAG
- a CDS encoding type 1 glutamine amidotransferase — MPYALTITHLYPDYLNLYGDTGNLIVLRRRCQWMGIDCAVKPLTMEEVAQSGQTDLYFMGGGQDMDQVAVVNDFHQLKHEAIRADTEAGVVFLGVCGGYQLMGNTFLMGNGEETQGLGIVNVNTRAPSTDVKQRCIGNLVVEINSTGYAEMQTMYTTPRKIPRTLVGFENHSGQTYLGEGVEPLAKTIAGFGNNATAEYEGARYKNVFGSYMHGSLLPKNPHFADYLIGLALRRKYADVNLTLPTLTDTEEFAAHEFVVQRYR; from the coding sequence ATGCCCTACGCCCTCACCATTACCCACCTCTACCCCGACTACCTCAACCTCTACGGCGACACCGGCAACCTCATCGTGCTGCGCCGCCGCTGCCAGTGGATGGGCATTGACTGCGCGGTGAAACCCTTGACCATGGAAGAGGTAGCCCAGAGCGGTCAGACCGATCTTTACTTTATGGGCGGCGGCCAAGATATGGACCAGGTGGCGGTAGTCAATGACTTCCACCAGCTCAAGCACGAGGCCATCAGGGCCGATACCGAGGCGGGAGTAGTATTCCTAGGGGTATGTGGGGGCTACCAGCTCATGGGCAACACCTTTCTGATGGGCAATGGCGAAGAAACCCAGGGGCTGGGCATCGTCAACGTCAACACCCGTGCCCCCAGCACCGACGTCAAGCAGCGATGCATCGGCAACCTGGTTGTGGAAATTAACTCTACCGGCTACGCCGAGATGCAGACCATGTACACTACCCCTCGAAAAATTCCTCGTACCCTAGTGGGGTTTGAAAACCACTCAGGGCAAACGTACCTCGGCGAGGGCGTAGAGCCCCTAGCTAAAACCATCGCTGGATTCGGTAATAATGCCACCGCCGAGTACGAGGGCGCGCGTTACAAAAACGTTTTTGGCAGCTACATGCACGGGTCGCTGCTACCCAAAAACCCACATTTTGCCGATTACCTGATTGGGCTAGCCCTACGCCGCAAGTACGCCGATGTCAATCTTACCCTGCCCACCCTGACCGATACCGAAGAATTTGCCGCCCACGAGTTCGTTGTTCAGCGCTACAGGTAA
- a CDS encoding NAD-dependent epimerase/dehydratase family protein produces MKVLVTGTEGYLGCLLAPLLLQKGHDVIGVDTGFYKAGWLYNGINSSAKTLNKDIRNIEAADLEGVEAIVHMAELSNDPLGKLAPNITYDINHKGSVRLAELAKAAGVRRFVYMSSCSVYGVAEGDDYVTEESEVNPQTAYAKCKTLVEQDLKPMADDDFSPTFMRNATAYGASPRMRFDIVLNNLSGLAWTTKEIRMTSDGTPWRPLVHGLDIAKSIICALEAPRDIVHNQVFNVGDTNHNYQVREIATIVAETFPECQLSFGKPDTDNRSYRVSFDKINSVLPGFKCDWDARRGAEQLLKVFQQIDMTEEMFTSRGFTRLKQLEYLIRTQQIDKDFFWS; encoded by the coding sequence ATGAAAGTATTAGTTACTGGTACAGAAGGCTATCTTGGCTGTTTGCTGGCACCGTTGCTCCTGCAAAAAGGCCATGACGTGATTGGCGTTGATACCGGCTTTTATAAAGCAGGCTGGCTATACAACGGTATTAACTCGTCGGCTAAAACCCTAAACAAAGATATTCGCAATATTGAAGCTGCCGATCTTGAGGGTGTGGAAGCCATTGTTCACATGGCTGAGCTCTCTAACGATCCCCTAGGTAAGCTCGCCCCCAACATCACCTATGACATCAACCACAAAGGGTCTGTGCGCCTAGCGGAATTAGCCAAGGCCGCTGGGGTACGTCGCTTTGTCTATATGTCATCCTGTAGCGTTTACGGGGTTGCTGAAGGCGATGACTACGTCACCGAGGAGTCTGAGGTCAACCCTCAAACCGCCTACGCTAAATGCAAAACCCTCGTAGAGCAAGATCTGAAGCCCATGGCGGACGACGACTTCTCTCCCACCTTTATGCGTAATGCCACCGCCTATGGGGCATCTCCGCGCATGCGTTTTGACATTGTGCTCAACAATCTCTCGGGGTTGGCTTGGACAACCAAAGAGATTCGCATGACCAGCGATGGTACTCCCTGGCGTCCTTTAGTGCACGGTTTAGATATTGCTAAGTCAATTATCTGTGCCCTCGAAGCTCCCCGTGATATCGTCCACAATCAGGTCTTTAACGTCGGCGACACCAACCACAACTACCAGGTGCGCGAAATTGCGACGATTGTTGCAGAAACTTTCCCTGAATGTCAGCTGAGCTTTGGCAAGCCCGACACGGACAATCGCAGCTATCGCGTATCCTTCGACAAGATCAATAGCGTGCTGCCTGGGTTTAAGTGCGACTGGGATGCCAGACGTGGTGCAGAGCAACTTTTGAAGGTGTTCCAGCAAATCGATATGACCGAAGAGATGTTTACCTCTCGCGGCTTTACCCGTCTCAAGCAGCTGGAGTATCTCATTCGCACCCAGCAAATTGATAAAGATTTCTTCTGGAGCTAG
- the rfbF gene encoding glucose-1-phosphate cytidylyltransferase — protein sequence MKAVILAGGLGTRLSEETSIKPKPMVEVGGYPILWHIMKIYAAHGINEFIVCCGYKGYVIKEYFANYFLHMSDVTFDLRYNQMNIHNGNAEPWKVTLIDTGASTLTGGRLKRVREYIGSEPFCFTYGDGVSDVNVTELIKFHEEQGTLATLTAVKPPGRFGAISLHEGQTTIASFAEKADGDEAYVNGGYFVLDPQVIDFIPDEDVMWEHEPLTKLAEMGQLSAYRHDGFWQPMDTLRDKNNLEGLWKSGEAPWKVW from the coding sequence ATGAAAGCAGTTATATTAGCTGGTGGTTTAGGTACTCGCTTAAGTGAAGAGACTAGCATTAAGCCTAAACCCATGGTTGAGGTTGGGGGCTATCCAATCCTCTGGCACATCATGAAAATTTATGCTGCCCACGGCATTAACGAATTCATCGTTTGCTGTGGCTACAAAGGCTATGTCATCAAAGAGTACTTTGCCAACTACTTTTTGCACATGTCAGATGTAACCTTTGACTTGCGTTACAACCAAATGAATATTCATAACGGTAACGCCGAACCGTGGAAAGTCACGCTAATCGATACTGGCGCATCGACGCTGACCGGTGGACGTCTCAAGCGGGTAAGAGAATATATTGGGTCTGAGCCCTTTTGCTTCACCTATGGTGATGGAGTTAGTGATGTAAACGTCACCGAACTCATTAAATTCCACGAAGAGCAGGGTACCCTAGCCACGCTTACCGCAGTCAAGCCCCCTGGTCGATTTGGAGCCATCTCCCTACATGAGGGGCAAACCACGATCGCATCCTTCGCTGAAAAAGCCGATGGCGATGAAGCCTACGTTAACGGTGGCTATTTTGTCTTAGATCCTCAAGTAATCGACTTTATCCCCGATGAGGACGTCATGTGGGAGCATGAACCCCTAACGAAGCTAGCTGAAATGGGACAACTGTCAGCCTACCGTCACGACGGCTTTTGGCAACCCATGGATACCCTCCGAGATAAAAATAATCTTGAAGGATTATGGAAATCTGGAGAAGCTCCTTGGAAAGTTTGGTAA
- the lhgO gene encoding L-2-hydroxyglutarate oxidase, which yields MSNTYDYAIVGGGIVGLATAMKLSQMLPSAKITVIEKESSWAYHQTGNNSGVIHSGIYYKPGSFKAKFSRAGCQSMVDFCRQHDIPYDVCGKVIVATQEKELPLLENLFQRGLQNEIPVTKITPEQVKEIEPYVNCIAAVKVDSTGIVNYKAVCQKYIEIIQEADNDLRLNTKVLGISLEPQNVVLETNKGTIKAKFLINCAGLFSDRVAQMANLKPSAKIVPFRGEYYELVPEKRHMVNTLIYPVPNPSFPFLGVHFTKMIDGSVHAGPNAVLSLKREGYKKTDFDLKDFAEVMAYPGFWKLASKHADEGVREIVRSFSKAAFVKSLQRLIPEVRSEDVVPTHAGVRAQALMNNGSLVDDFLIVNGERSIHVLNAPSPAATSSLEIGKEVASQVVNATAPTSVAL from the coding sequence ATGTCCAATACCTACGACTACGCCATTGTTGGCGGTGGCATTGTGGGCCTGGCTACAGCCATGAAGCTGAGCCAAATGCTCCCCAGCGCCAAAATTACTGTCATCGAAAAAGAGTCCTCCTGGGCCTATCATCAAACAGGTAACAACAGCGGAGTTATTCACTCCGGCATCTACTACAAGCCCGGCAGCTTCAAAGCAAAATTCAGCCGAGCCGGTTGTCAGTCAATGGTGGACTTTTGTCGCCAGCATGACATTCCCTATGACGTCTGCGGCAAAGTCATTGTCGCGACTCAGGAGAAAGAACTACCCCTCCTAGAAAATCTCTTTCAGCGTGGTCTTCAAAACGAGATTCCCGTTACCAAGATTACGCCAGAGCAAGTTAAGGAGATCGAACCCTACGTTAACTGTATTGCCGCTGTTAAGGTAGATTCAACCGGCATCGTTAATTACAAAGCCGTTTGTCAAAAGTACATCGAGATTATTCAAGAGGCGGACAACGACCTCCGCTTGAATACCAAGGTACTAGGTATCTCCTTAGAACCACAAAATGTAGTTCTAGAGACGAACAAAGGCACCATCAAAGCGAAGTTTTTGATCAACTGCGCTGGGCTATTCTCGGACAGAGTGGCCCAGATGGCTAACCTCAAGCCCTCAGCCAAGATCGTACCTTTCCGCGGTGAGTACTACGAGCTTGTGCCCGAGAAGCGGCATATGGTTAATACCCTGATCTATCCGGTACCCAACCCCAGTTTCCCCTTCCTTGGGGTGCACTTTACCAAAATGATTGATGGTAGCGTGCATGCTGGCCCTAACGCAGTCCTAAGCCTGAAGCGGGAAGGCTACAAAAAGACCGATTTTGATCTGAAAGACTTTGCTGAAGTGATGGCTTATCCAGGCTTCTGGAAGCTGGCCTCCAAGCATGCAGATGAAGGTGTCCGCGAGATCGTTCGTTCTTTCAGTAAAGCGGCCTTCGTTAAAAGCTTACAACGCCTCATTCCAGAGGTTCGTAGTGAAGACGTTGTCCCCACCCATGCTGGGGTACGGGCTCAAGCGCTAATGAACAACGGCAGCTTGGTTGATGACTTCCTCATCGTTAACGGAGAGCGGTCAATTCATGTCTTGAACGCGCCGTCTCCGGCAGCCACATCATCTCTGGAAATTGGTAAGGAGGTTGCCTCCCAAGTGGTTAATGCCACGGCTCCAACCTCCGTCGCACTCTAG
- a CDS encoding helix-turn-helix transcriptional regulator — translation MVTMSSSTTLSNSRFIASPATQANLPLLSAVLEGFVDGILVLAEDGTCVHSNQKGRALCRDLSGSDSTNLLPPGLKAMCVHLLESREFYPETMLVLTQEFTSCSGHQIRARIQWLELPATASAYLLVSLENQTRAAHASAMLEALQYDLTPRERAVWVLRRANRTYDEIAQELYITVNTVKRHLKSIYAKRKEVTEAIAN, via the coding sequence ATGGTCACTATGAGTTCATCCACCACTCTCTCTAATTCTCGTTTTATTGCTTCCCCAGCAACCCAGGCTAATCTACCCCTGCTCAGCGCCGTGCTCGAAGGCTTTGTTGATGGAATTTTGGTCTTGGCCGAAGACGGCACCTGCGTACATAGCAATCAGAAGGGTAGAGCCCTCTGCCGCGATCTCAGCGGCAGTGATAGTACGAATCTTCTGCCCCCTGGGCTTAAAGCTATGTGTGTGCACCTCCTAGAAAGCCGTGAGTTTTACCCCGAAACCATGCTGGTGCTCACCCAAGAATTTACGTCTTGCTCTGGACACCAAATTCGAGCCCGTATTCAGTGGCTCGAACTGCCTGCTACGGCCAGTGCTTATCTGCTGGTGTCTTTAGAAAATCAAACCCGTGCAGCCCACGCCTCTGCCATGCTTGAAGCATTGCAGTATGACCTCACCCCCCGTGAGCGAGCCGTGTGGGTGCTGCGCCGAGCCAATCGCACCTACGACGAGATCGCTCAGGAACTCTACATCACCGTCAATACAGTGAAGCGCCACCTAAAGAGCATTTATGCCAAGCGCAAGGAGGTAACTGAAGCGATCGCCAACTAA
- a CDS encoding cobalt-precorrin-6A reductase, which produces MDNRGSVLWVIGGTGEAVELAAALVAEQIPCLVTVTTAIAQHAYKKSTYLKVLVGGLNVASLGEFIRAQHIGAVLDVSHPFAVEISQGAIAATRAFNLPYWRYERPAIESSSNGRVYYIEDLQALLTPEVLLKQRTLLTLGYRWLHHFAPWQTQATLFARILPSSVALEAALLAGFTPDRLIALRPPITAELERALWQQWGITQVITKASGAPGGEDIKCAIAEQLEISLYILNRPQLDYPLVCRSQEEALALCRGWWRSHQGHG; this is translated from the coding sequence GTGGACAATCGAGGTTCAGTCCTGTGGGTGATTGGGGGTACAGGGGAGGCGGTGGAGTTGGCTGCTGCCTTGGTGGCGGAGCAGATTCCCTGTTTGGTTACGGTGACAACGGCGATCGCGCAGCATGCCTATAAAAAAAGTACTTATTTAAAGGTTCTAGTTGGGGGCCTGAACGTGGCGTCGCTGGGAGAGTTCATTCGGGCTCAGCACATTGGGGCAGTGCTGGATGTGTCGCATCCCTTTGCGGTGGAAATTTCGCAAGGGGCGATCGCCGCTACTCGAGCCTTTAACCTCCCTTACTGGCGCTACGAGCGTCCTGCTATAGAATCCTCTTCTAATGGGCGTGTTTACTATATAGAAGACCTTCAAGCCTTGCTCACCCCTGAAGTTTTGCTGAAACAGCGAACGTTGCTGACCCTGGGCTATCGCTGGCTGCACCACTTCGCCCCTTGGCAGACCCAGGCTACCCTATTTGCCCGTATCCTGCCGTCGTCGGTAGCCTTGGAGGCTGCCCTACTAGCGGGCTTTACTCCCGATCGCCTGATCGCTCTACGTCCTCCCATTACTGCTGAGCTAGAACGCGCCCTCTGGCAGCAGTGGGGCATCACTCAGGTGATCACCAAGGCCTCTGGCGCACCTGGGGGAGAAGATATCAAGTGCGCGATCGCTGAACAGCTAGAGATTTCTCTATATATTTTGAATCGTCCTCAACTCGATTACCCGCTAGTGTGTCGTAGCCAGGAGGAGGCTTTGGCGCTTTGCCGAGGGTGGTGGCGATCGCACCAGGGCCATGGGTAA
- the rfbC gene encoding dTDP-4-dehydrorhamnose 3,5-epimerase translates to MIFEATNLKDAFVIDLEIRSDDRGGFARTFCAKEFEEHGLKPMVAQCNMSFNYKKGTLRGMHYQLAPAAETKLVRCTRGAIYDVIIDIRPDSPTYMQHFGIELTADNRKALYVPELFAHGYQALTDDAEVIYQVGEFYSPGYEQGIRYDDPTFGIEWPIPVTVISEKDGQWPPFKS, encoded by the coding sequence ATGATTTTTGAAGCAACTAATCTCAAAGATGCTTTTGTCATCGATCTCGAAATTCGCAGCGACGACCGAGGCGGCTTTGCTCGTACCTTTTGCGCCAAGGAATTTGAAGAGCATGGGTTAAAGCCCATGGTTGCTCAGTGCAACATGTCCTTCAACTACAAGAAGGGTACTCTGCGGGGCATGCATTATCAGCTTGCCCCGGCAGCCGAGACTAAGCTGGTGCGCTGCACCCGCGGCGCTATCTACGATGTCATCATCGATATTCGCCCCGATTCTCCGACGTACATGCAGCACTTTGGCATTGAGCTAACCGCTGACAACCGTAAGGCGCTCTATGTACCTGAGCTGTTTGCCCACGGCTACCAAGCATTGACTGACGATGCTGAAGTGATCTACCAGGTAGGCGAATTTTATTCCCCTGGTTATGAGCAGGGTATTCGTTATGATGACCCCACCTTTGGCATTGAATGGCCAATTCCCGTGACGGTTATTTCTGAAAAAGATGGTCAGTGGCCTCCCTTTAAAAGCTAG
- a CDS encoding Mur ligase family protein, whose product MNQLLLIPIVAFAKLLTLALRISGRGSGTALPGYLVGRYFPFVLEALVSQIPVVVAITGTNGKTTSQTMLSAVLDQVPRAKVLRNKAGANLSQGILSELLKQSNAVGRLDFTHAVLEVEEATLPRIARLLKPNIIAVTNLYRDQLDAYGEIDRTEKLIRDGIAQCPTAAVVVNGDDPRTSRLTHGLENATYFMSLAPEYARFLPYEGKLNSRVPGSQGLEATNIHINEDLTTDFSVQGQINHETVLLPEAKTVSPGFFHVYNALTAIAIANLLGIDGATAIAGLKTFKPAFGRGEILTRQQGDKQVNYRLLLVKNPASFSLSLELLRNIPGLKLILAINDNTADGKDVSWLWDSELERLNQANIDWIFCTGVRAKDMAVRLKYALDVPPSPIPTEESIRQTIDLSFKEAGSGDTVFVLPTYTAMLEFRKLMGKTLDVV is encoded by the coding sequence ATGAACCAACTGCTGCTGATTCCTATTGTTGCGTTTGCAAAGCTGCTGACCCTGGCCCTGCGTATATCCGGGCGGGGCTCGGGCACCGCCTTGCCAGGTTATCTGGTCGGCCGCTATTTTCCCTTTGTGCTAGAGGCACTGGTCAGCCAAATTCCGGTAGTGGTGGCTATTACCGGCACTAACGGCAAAACCACCAGCCAGACGATGCTCAGTGCCGTGCTTGATCAAGTTCCGCGGGCCAAGGTGCTGCGCAACAAAGCCGGGGCTAACCTCAGCCAGGGTATTTTGTCAGAGCTCCTTAAGCAGAGCAACGCCGTTGGCCGCCTCGACTTTACCCACGCAGTCCTCGAAGTAGAAGAAGCCACCCTGCCTCGCATCGCCCGGCTGCTCAAACCCAATATCATCGCCGTCACTAACCTTTACCGCGACCAGCTCGATGCCTATGGCGAAATCGATCGCACCGAAAAACTGATTCGCGACGGCATCGCCCAGTGCCCCACCGCCGCCGTGGTCGTCAATGGCGATGATCCCCGCACCTCTCGCCTCACCCACGGGCTAGAGAACGCCACCTACTTTATGTCGCTTGCCCCAGAGTACGCCCGGTTTTTACCCTACGAGGGCAAGCTCAACAGTCGGGTCCCTGGCAGTCAAGGGCTGGAGGCGACGAACATCCACATCAACGAAGACCTGACCACCGACTTTTCGGTTCAGGGGCAAATCAATCATGAAACGGTGCTCCTGCCCGAGGCTAAGACGGTATCGCCAGGATTCTTTCATGTTTACAACGCGCTGACTGCGATCGCGATCGCCAACCTTCTCGGTATAGACGGAGCCACCGCGATCGCCGGGCTCAAAACCTTCAAGCCAGCCTTTGGTCGAGGCGAAATCCTTACCCGTCAGCAGGGCGACAAACAGGTCAACTACCGCCTCCTGCTGGTAAAAAATCCCGCCAGTTTTAGCCTCAGCCTAGAGCTGCTGCGCAATATCCCTGGCCTTAAACTTATCCTCGCCATCAACGACAACACCGCCGACGGCAAAGACGTTTCCTGGCTGTGGGACAGTGAACTCGAAAGGCTCAACCAGGCCAATATTGACTGGATTTTCTGCACTGGCGTTCGCGCTAAGGATATGGCAGTGCGGCTAAAGTATGCGCTGGATGTTCCCCCCAGCCCCATCCCAACCGAAGAATCGATCCGCCAGACAATTGATTTATCCTTTAAGGAGGCTGGTTCTGGCGACACAGTGTTTGTGCTGCCCACCTACACGGCCATGCTCGAATTTCGCAAGCTCATGGGCAAAACCTTGGATGTGGTCTAA